TGACTTTACATATACGAAAACACAATAAAACTCTACAGTTATCCGCGGAATTGGAACGGAACATTCGCCAAATATCAACTATGGTCATCGCAAATGGCATAGTCTTTTTTCTGTGTTCATCGGTATTTATGGCACTGATGGCATGTTATACTGTTTTTGCGTTTGGTGTGAGATTCATGAATCTCATATCAGCAATTCGGTTTTCAGCATGTTCGATATATTTTCATGATTATAAATGCCTCTGTGAATCCGCTGATTTATTTCATTACTAATCAAAGTTATCGACGAGCACTTATGAATTCAATCATTAAATATCAAAGATCCAGACTGGGGAACATCTCGACCCTACATCAACAAGACATTTAGTACTATATATATATCTTCTGCACCATATTTGGCCACCGGATAAACATGTTTAGTATTAACGTTTTtgaacttgacttacttgacttaaagCCGTCCTCTTGAGGTAGGTCCCGGAGATGGCTACCAACTAGTTTGAGTCTCCACAGCTGTCGGTTGGTGGCCAGATGTCCTGCCGCTGCTACTGATGGTATTCCTGTCTCTGAACAGAAGTTCTTGATATCCTCGAGCCACTTTTTTTCTGGTCTTCCTCTGGGTCTGTTGCCTTCAATGTGACCTTCGAGCAGGATTTTTGGGTAATGGGTGTTGTTCATTCTTTTCACATGAccgaaatatttgagttttttggTCATGATAGTTGTAGTGAGTTCTTTGTAGTAGCGTAGCCGCTCCCGGATGCTAGTATTTCGGATTCTGTCTCTTCGTGTGACTCCTAATATTTTCCTCAAGCACGCAATTTCAAACACTCGCAGTCTCTGTTCATCTGAGTTCTTGAGTGTCCAGGTTTCGGCACTATACGGTATGTGATGATGGATAGGACCAGTACTCGGTATAATTCAAGTTTGGTTGAATTCTTGATATCTCTCGGCTTCCAAATGGGGTTCAGCTTCTGCATGGATCCCATAGCAAGACCAATTCTACGTTTGATATCATTTTCATTGCTGGGGGTTAGATCTGATATAACTCCTCCCAGGTATACGAAATCCTCCACCTGCTTGAGGGGTTCTCCGCCAATCAGAATATCAAGTTGCACTTTTTCTCTGTTGATGACCTGGACTTCAGTGTTGCTGATATTAATAGTAAGTCCAAACTTCTTGCTGAATGTATCAAATCTTGTAACCAGAAACTGTAGGTCTTCTTTTGTTTCAGCCAGGAGGACATTATCGTCTGCGAAGCGGAGGTTGTTGATGTACTGCCCTTGCACTTTTGCACCTATCTGTACGTCTTGGATAGCCAACCTTAACACTAGTTCCAGCAGA
The Amphiura filiformis chromosome 3, Afil_fr2py, whole genome shotgun sequence DNA segment above includes these coding regions:
- the LOC140147323 gene encoding uncharacterized protein codes for the protein MLCRRTPVGHNPDVLRLAIQDVQIGAKVQGQYINNLRFADDNVLLAETKEDLQFLVTRFDTFSKKFGLTINISNTEVQVINREKVQLDILIGGEPLKQVEDFVYLGGVISDLTPSNENDIKRRIGLAMGSMQKLNPIWKPRDIKNSTKLELYRVLVLSIITYRIVPKPGHSRTQMNRDCECLKLRA